TTGAGTTAAATGCATAACTATTTCAGAGTTTAGGCTATCTCAGTCTTTTTATGATTGTGTCCTTTATTATATTGCTAGAAATTGGTACACAAATTTGTGTTCCTTTAGACATGTACACTTATTGGTCTTCAATAACTATCCACAATCTTTAATAATAGAAGAGAATAAGTGAATGATGTTGTGCGTGATCTCTTCAATGATAAGCTTGGCAATCATTAAGCAATATGTTTACACTTCTATTATACGTATCATAATTCATTTGATTTCATGATATTTAAATAGGTTTTGTTTGATGCTTAGTACTTCTAAATTAAGGTTTGAAATAAGCTTTTATCTTATATGTATATCCCAACAATCACTTGTAAAGTTGTTTCTTGCAAGTTTGCCTTACTTTCCTCCATCAATCCAAACATTTTGATTCGTGGAGGGAAAAGAAGACTAAAGAAAATTGATGGTATGCATATAATTTGTTTAGATTATTAATTTAGGATAACTTTAATGGTGATTGTGATCACATAGATAATTAACAGAATATATGTATCTaatatttctttgattttgcCCTTTATGTTATCATTTTTAGTTGCAACGTGCAAAATGAAATAGAAATATGGGTTCAAATAGATACTTATATAATGAAAATCCGATaaagtatttttacattatatTCTACATCCATtcacttaaaaataataattgatatttttgatatataactaatatatatgttaatatttcaaatatatcatatactaACACTATTATGTTTTGCAATATTAGTATAAGATCATTTACACGATTTTAGTATATTTATACTAATTAGCCTTGGATACACGTGCAACACACGTGTCCAAAAACTAGTTGAACAATTAGAATCAACTCCAAATACTTGCAACTCTTGCtgggactcttcaaaaatattgatGGGTGCATGTCAGATCCTCCAAAATGCATTTTTGGTTAAAAACTCGCCCTTTGCACAATTATCCCTTACAAAATCAAGGTTAAAAACGTCTTTATTTAAAGCTGATATACCACTCGTTAAAAAAGTGACGCACATATACCCTTACCGTTACACAAATGACCCAGATATCAATAAATTTGGTAtagtacattaaaatatatttgtcaTAGTTCATCCAATAGATGAAACTTCCTCTTTCAAACATGTGAGTAAATGTTTCATGTTTTCTatcaaaaatttaatataattatataatacctcttttcttaattatttttttaggttGAGAGTGAATCCAAACAATAGttaaggaaaaataaaagaagaaacatTATTATCACATCATTCACTGATCACTATCGACAATCATCActattagttattattatatatcgTCAACTATCACTATCATTCACCACCATCATTACTATCACTATCATCCACCATAATTATCAGTTACTACCACCATGTGAAAAAATTTTGGAGCCTGAATACGAAGTCGGAATACTAAGTATGAATATTTAGCTTGCTTGTTTTTCTTCTTGTGAACCCCACTTTCCCCACAAATTAGGTTTAATCaaagtcaaatttgaaattaaaaaatacacTGTTTTACTTAAAAATTCGAACAAAAAAACCAAAAAGAGCTgcaaaattataataaatttataatattttgctaaattatttttaaatgagGGACCTAGTAATAAATAGCTATTTGTGCACCTCACATTTGTTTGCTTCATAAAATACCTTAAAATTCAAACTTGTAACGTGTTACAATTTATATCATTATCATCGAACCAAAACATCGAAGGCCATAACCCTATATGACATGCACTTAAACACATGTCATGTAATGTGCACTTTAACGTACATCACATGATTTTTTCTCCTAATAAATTATCactagataaaaaaaaaaccaaaactaatattttcttagaaaatattatatatcaGAGTTTATGCATAACAAGGCTCAAACATGTACACCTAACTCACACATATATGACGGTGTTACATCCTTACCACTAAACTAAAACagtagaaaatataaatgaaaatatatattaaggTATAGAAAGTCAATTTACAACAATAGAAATATATAGAATTCCAATAAACTAGGAGTTATAATTGGTTAATTAGTTAGCTTTGATAATTGGGCTCATTAATCAACTTTACGTCAACGTTACTTTCTTGCAATATATGGCCAAATTAATGAACTTCACATGGAAGGGTCCATCAATGGAACATCAATGCCATGTGCATAAATACTTCAACtcaaatctcaaaaaaaaaaaaaaggaggatGGGTGGTGGGGTTGGGGCGGGGGGGGGGGTGAGGTGAGGTTATGGGGAGGGgggtaataatatttttggtcgtttaattatattatattatcatCGTAGTCCTTGTGATATttgattaaataataaatacgTTTAAACTTCAATTATTAAAGTATGCATTTTTTGTATTCATTTGCTTATGACTATATACAATTTTTTACCATTTCattattcatatatttgttcAATATTTTATCTCGACgattatttttgtaattttttaaattattcaaaaaaataattttcttgaattgatggtttattgaaaataatatttttacctTACGAAGATATGGATAAGATCTGTTTATACATCACCCTCCCCAAAATTCATTTATGAGACTATATTAAgcatgttattattgttattgtactTCTAAAATTAGTCCAAATATAACatgtattttatataaaaaggaccaaaaaaacatatatttttatcaacTGAAAGTTTAAGGTGTCAagcaaatattttaatattacatgaaccaaactcaaaatttatgaattattaaaggaccaaaaatgtTACTTCCTATAGTTCGAAGTTTGATAGTCAAACAATTTAATTTATACTATGAATTTGGACAtgagaatttttaaaatttttaaaataaaatttacatattttacaAACTACGTAAAAAGTAATATAAGTcataataattgataattcaagatgtataaaaaattatgataaaaaaagacttatttaaatctcaaaatttaaaagatatcacataaattgagacggatgaatatttatttattttttaaaaaaaagagattacATAAAGAAACGAACATAGCTATTCTCACGGATCTTGCCTACCTTTATTGGGCAATAATAtctttactttaaaatattgtaTTGTATCTATATGTGACACGTACATTCTATATAAACCAACCAATTTTATGTTCTTAGCCAATAGAAATTTAGATATATCACATAGAAGATCATATAgttaacacaaaaatatttttcataaggTCATGGCAACTTATCATCGTGATAGAAAAACAATATCATGGGTACGAACAATCACCTCTCCTTTTAGAAAAGCTAGAATTTTATTCAATCAAGAATCATCGAGAGATAAGAGGTCGCATCAAGAAGGTACGTACATTTAAATGTGAACATGTTATTCTAAATTTTGcgaattattaattttttacatCTAGGCGGGTTTTAAGAGTTCAATTGACTCAGACATATATGAATAACTATGTTAAAACGTAAAATTATAGTTATTATGAACATGTTTAACTTTAAATTCTCGATTCTTGATTCACCTTTTCAGTCTGTTGATTTTTGACTCGTAGGGTTTATGTGGTTGCAGGGCCGGAGAACCATATAGTAAATTTGCAGGTGGAAGTAATGGCTTGTCCATATGAAGATGTTCAAGTGATGTGGTCAATTTTAGACAAGTCAAAGCCAAGAActtgaaacttttttttttttgcaattgTTTGTTTGGAGAAGCTATGAAGAATCAAGAAATTTATGTACATAGTTGTTAGTTGTTTTGAAGGGGATTCTTGAAGCAACGGTAAAATTGTCTCTATGTGATCTGTGGATTAAGGAATCAAGTCATGGAAGCTGATGCAATCCTTTTTCAGAATCTTACGTAAACGCGGGATGCTCTATGTACCGAcgtttttttttattagttgCTAATTGTCTTGTGGATGTGGTGGCTATAATCTGACACCCAAAAGCAAGATTTGGAAAATTTGTTAATGCTTCTTAGTTTGGTAGGTAGAAAAAAACAGGTGACAAATTGGTTGTTATACAAGTTATAGACTTGTTTTTATGccaatttgtttgtttttttagttCAATCCCCATGATCAATAAATATCATGGAGAGATTTCAAATTGTATTTCGATTTGCATTGTAATTTTATATTCAAGTTTTTTTCTCACTCAATATTTAGTATCCgccttcaataatttttgattCACACTAATTATGCACTAATTGCTTATGTGATGAATAGCAATGACATGATTATAATGATGTGATCAAATAACGAAGGAATTACTATGTAATGATTTAATAATATATGGAGATATTATTATCATAGTAGACATtctaatttcatattttcatagtggcatttttctcccttatccgtaggcgtattaatgcactatgatttcttgtactctgatttatggtatttatgttattatctaataataccTCCTgctttttgtactttgattatttcgttatctacttatctacttttaatattcttgtctgacctttttctatgcttctattgagccgagggtttttcggaaacagccgtcctacattggtaggagtcaggtctgcgtacactttaccctccccagactctacgatgtgggatttcactgggttgttgttgttgttgttgcataaCTTGATATAGACATTAATAATGTCAACCAAACACTATATTAGCTATATGTCTTTCTTATATGACCAACCAAACATTATTCGACGATTATTGTTTTATAGTCAACTAAAAACTTACCTAAACTATcatttttttacaaatttcATACCCCTAACTATTAGTTATTCGTTTTTCCTATCTGAACTATCATCTATATATTAAAACGCATCCCAAAGTTGATTAGGCTAACCATCAATTATTCCTTTTGCTATCACCATCTGCTCAACTATGTGTATATTAATACATAGATGTTGATAGTTCAGGTACGAAAATGAATCAACTGGTGATAGTTCAAGTAGGAAAAAGGAACAACTGATAGTCGGTGTAAAACTCACAAAAAAAATGGTAGTTAAGTGTGTTTTTGACCATTATCTCGTTGTATTAATTAAGTTTCTCTAAATTGGAAAAAACAAAGCCAAATTTGAAGTACAAAGGAATCAAAGTTCTCATctaagacaaaaaaaattgcaGATCATACATTTAAAAATTCCAGTTCATCTCTCTTGTTAGTCATGAGTTTTACAAACTGGAACAAATAGGAAGATTGAAAAAGGTCATTTGCACAACAAAAAATAGGAACAAAGAAACCGCTTTCTAGAACTGAAGGCCATGTTCTCGTGCAGCATCAGCAAGAGCTTCAATCCGTCCATGGTAAGGATAACCTCCGCGATCAAAAGCTACTTTCGTGATCCCTTTCTCAAGACAGGCCTTAGCTATAACTTCCCCTACTTTCTTTGCCACTTCCTGCCAACAAAAGCTTGTTATGATGGAGCCTTCTGTTCACAAACAGCATAACTAGTATTTAAGAAACTAAATTGATGCAAGAAAAAGTTGCCAGGGGAATCACATCATAGTAATTATCTCTGGTAATACACTGTTTTGCTGTTTTCTGTTTCTTAGTTCATTTAATCATTTCCGTCTGGAAGAATGGTCGCGCTATGCCTAAGAGGTACAACAAAGAGATGCAAGTTGAAAATCAATCAAATCCTCATAAAATCTTCCTTTCAATGCTGCAACTGACCACGTCATGTGATAGTTCATACATGGTTTATGAAGTAATATCTAATAGCATCAACACGATCCTAATAGATGGAAAGAACTCCACCGTGAACATAATAGAGCACATGTATACATGGAGAGATAATGCAAATGTTGTTACTTTTGCCATGAATGAGCAATCAAGCAATGGTAACCAAGACAAACAGTGCCAAAAACTGCTTGCCATTAACACATTTCAGCATTAGCTATATAAGAACATAAACTGTGATGAAGACTAAATCAAGTGAAGCTACATCCACGAGGGTAGGTGTACTTCAATTGATCAATATTGCAGTTCCAAGAGGTTAGGTGAAGCATGGAGCCTCAGAGCATTTGAAGCACAAGAGCAACAATCTCAGTTGACATAGTAAACAAAGATAACAATAATATCTGCTTACCCTTGCAGGGAAATACAAAAACTGGATAATGAGGATCCAACAACTCTTCTCATAATCCCTCTTAAATCCACACTACTCTAACCTTCTGATCTAAACGAGTATCGTTGTACTTCCCACTTCACTTACTGAGCTTTTAAGTCTATCCTCACAAGCAAATCAGGAATTTAGGCACTTTTCTTTCAACAGATTTCACtcttcaaattttatataaaacACAGAAGACGGGGACAATACGTAGTCTAGAGCACAAAGGGAAAGGATTCCTTGAATTCTAGGAAGACAAGTCAAATTCAGCTAATTCGGGAGACCTTTCCATGATTTCATCTCTTGCTCCACGTCACTCATTCATATATACTTTACTAAACATTACTCCTAAAAGAAAAGGTCTTTTAACCTTCTTGAGAAAACATATTTGAGAACTTACTGTAGTGGGACCAGCAGAGTAGTCAAATTCCTCAGAGATTGGTTTCTGCATCGTTGAAGCTGAAGCCAGTGTGTGCATCTTGGAGTCATCAATGACTTGGACATAAATATGCTTGTTGGAACGGAAGACACACAACCTTGGTCTTTCAGGTGTCCCGTCAACCTGAAAGTCAAAAGATGTGTTGTAGACTTGACTCTTGATGAATAATGCACCTTTAAGATTCATGCAATAGAACTCATGAATTTACAacacaacatacccagtgtaatcccacaagtggggtctggagaaggtagtgtgtacgcagaccttacccctatcttgagaggtagagaggttgtttacGATAGACCGACTTAGCTCAAGTAAAAGCATTACAAAGCAATTCGAGTATAACGAAAACACAAGAGTGAAGAAGCCAAGATAAAATGCTAAAGAAAGCATGACAAAGCAAACTAAATTCATGAATTTacataaaccaaaaaaaaaacacagaAAGAATAGGACCAAGAAAGGGAAACCAGATCATGGCTGCAGTTCAaataagaactaaggaagtagCATATCAATCACAAATAGATGtttacaagaaaaaaatattctattcCATACAAAAATTATGGAAATGGAAACAAGGAGAAAGGCGATAGAGGATTCATAGCTATATGATGTATAAAGGCAAGTGCAAATTGTTTTATGCAAGTGTGGCTGTATCATTTTTCTAATGTTTtcacaataaaaatatttagaagaTTTAAGGTCTTAAGACAACGAGTAAAAAGGGAGCCCATCCTTTTCAATACACTTGAACTGACGTACTTTCTTTGTCTAACGAATCAATATGCAAAGACAATTCTAAATCTTTCAACAAACATCTTCATACCAAACTTTTGATGACTTCCTATATTCCATTGCTTCTAAGGAACTATCTTTTCAAGCAAGCATACAACACTAAAGTAAGTATGCATTGCCCTGTTACACAAGATTAATCTTGCCCCCACCCCTCCACCCCCAACCCAAAcccaaaaaacaaaacaaaacgaACTGTAGACTAGACTAACCCAAAcccaaaaaacaaaacaaaacgaACAGTAGATTAGACTAAGATGGTTTTTGTTTCCTCTGCTAGTTAAATAGCTCTATGATGCAGCAAATTCATTATCTAGGACTTGTGATTTGTACAActctgaatgcaaagagaaCAAATTCAAGAGCGAAGGAAGAGATTAGCACTACCACATACTGGTTAAATAACATTATccagaaagaaaaaacaattgaCATAGATGCCTTTTGTTTCCTTTGGTAGTAAAATACCTCCATTACACCACAAATTTGTAATTTGGGACCTGACATTTTACAACTTTGAATGCATAAAGTACAAATTCAAAACCCCAAGAACAGATAGCACTTCCACATATTGGCGCAAACAAGATTAACCTTAACAACAACTACTGCAGCTACTACATTTCAATTCCAAGCTAGTTGGGGTTGGCTATATGAATCCCACTAACCATGTCGTTCCATTTAAGCAAAAAATAAGATTAACCtacccaattttttatttttttttaaaaaggtgcttttttttttgttcactCTGCTAGTTAAATAGCTCCAGTATACCACAAATTCATTATTTGGGACTTGGAATCTGTACAACTGTGAAGAGCACTGATTCAGGACCCCAAGAAGAGATTGCATTGCCACATATTGGTGAACAGGATTAACCTTAATGAAAACGACTACAACTACGTCTCAACCCCTAGCAAGTTGGGGCTGGCTACAAGAATTCTCACGGACCATAACGCTCCATTTTTAAGCTTAAACAAGATTAACCTTATCCCCCAAAAAAACAATGGAAAAAGGTGGTCTTTTCGTTTCCTTTTCTAGTTAAATACCTCTATTATACAACAATTTCATTATTTGGGACTTAGGATTTGTACAACTCTCAATGCATAGAGCACAAATTCAAAACACCAAGAAGAGATTGCATTGCCAAATCTTGGTAAATAAGATTTACCTCGATGACAACGACTACTACAACTATGCCTCAATCCCAAGAAAGTGGGGACAGCTATATGAACGCCACATTTAAGCAAAAACAAGATCAACCTTACCCCATGAAAAGCGCAATTGAAAATGGTTTTTCTTTTGTACCTCTGCTAGTAAAATACCTTCATTTTACAACAAATTCATTATCCAGAATTTGGGATTTGTACAACTTTGAGttcatagagaaaaaaatcagGACCCCAAGGAAAATTGCATTGCCACATATTCGTAAACGAGATTaaccataacaacaacaactacctaCTCCACCTCAATAGTTGGAGCCATCTATATGAATTCTCATTGACCAAGTTGCTCCATTTAAGCAGAAACAAGACTAATCTTACCCAAAAAAATAACCCCAATTGGAAAGGTGGTTTTTTTGTTTGCTCAGCTAGTTAATTACCTCCATTATACCACAAATTCATTATTAAAGACTTCAAATTTGTACAACCCAAGAAGAGATTTCATTGCCCCATATTGATAAAAACAAGATTAACCGAATTGACATAGCTACATTACACCACGAATTCACAACCCAGAATGCTTTAAAGATCAAATTCAAGACCCCAAGAAGAGATTGCATTGCCACATATTGGTAAACAAGATTAACCTTAACAACAACGACAACTACTACTCCACCTCAATCCCAAGCAAGTTGGAGACAGCTATATGAATTCTCATTGACCATGTCGCTCCATTGAGAATCATTGAATTTGTTTGTTCCAATACAAGAGATCGGCCACGAAGCAAGATAGCGAAAGGCGTTGCGCCTTAGCGCATCCCTTTTCTTGCTAGGGCAAGCACAAGGTTTGGTTCAAGGCAAGGTATATCTTAACGGAATGAAAGAGAACTAGTGTATTAAGCAAATACGGAAGCCTTGCTGCACGATGCTTGTATTGCTCTCCCACAACCCCGTTTTCACGATTTAGGCAGCTCCCATTTCACCCGCCACTCATAAAGGGTCTTAAGGTCGGGAAAACTACCtaactaaataaaaatagtGTTCTTTATAAGGGTCGACCTGTGAACAAGGTAAACCCAATGGGAACCAAAAAATGGGGGGTACCGCATTGGGCAGGTCTATCTACATTCCAGGAAATTCATACGCTCCACGGACGGAGCAAAAAGTGGAGTCTTGGGCCACTTGCCTCGTCTTCGTTCATTCCCGAGTCGATAATTGCCGCTTCtttattcaaaacaaaaaaacattcCGAAATGTAGGGAAGCGTGGTGAGATAGATAGAAGTCCAATCCTGCAGCAGCTAGTTGCTCGGCCTTAGTCTTGGGCCGATCTCAGACTTCAATCGCCTGCCAAGGCGTCAAGGCAGTTTCTTTATCTGTCTTTCCCATCCAGTGCCCGCACTCAGTCAGAAAATCTTCGTCTTCGATCTCTCTTCGCAATGCATTTTAAGGGCAAAAACAAGAATAAacttaccaaaaaaaataacccCAATTGAAAAAGGTGTTcgtttttttttggtttcctCTACTTGATATTTACCTCCATTATACCACAAATTCATTACTAAAACAACCCAGAAAGCTTAAAGCTCAAATACAAGACCCCAAGAAGAGATTTCATCACCCCATGTTGGGAAAAAACAAGATTAACCCAATTGACATAGCTACATTATACCACGAATTCACAACCCAGAAAGTTTAAAGCTCAAATACAAGACCCCAAGAAGAGATTTCATCACCCCATGTTGGGAAAAAACAAGATTAACCCAATTGACATAGCGACATTATACCACGAATTCACAACCCAGAAAGCTTAAAGCTCAAATACAAGACCCCAAGAACAGATTTCATCACCCCATGTTGGGAAAAAACAAGATAAACCCAATCGACATAGCTACATTATACCACTAATTCAAGACCCCAATAACAAATTTCATTGCCCCATGTTGGTAAAAATAACAAGATTGACAATTGAGTTTACCTTCTTGCGAATACGAATATGTCGAGCAGTTCTGTCTTCCCTTCTTGTTTTGGCCTTGGCTTCAACTGTAAGAGTCCTAATTGGTGTGACCAATTTGGGACGAAATTGGAAAGTTAGTTGCTTGCTATCAGCATAAGCGTTGTGAAGAAAAGAAAGTGAAAGTGAAGCACAAGACAtggcttcttcttcttgttcttccgAGAGTGTCACtgtattttcttcttccaaatttcttttgaagataatAAAAAGGATAAGATAGAGGAAAgagtatataaattattatttttactttttttttttaagttgtcaaatatattaatttgttataaaacaaactaacttattaaattaataagaaagagaaaaagagagagatgaGAGAATTGAGTATTTGTGTACTTAATTGCATAACAGCGATGACTATTTATAGCCAcaccaaaggaaaaaaaagtgaaaagttGAGAGACAAAGTTGGGCGGAAAGAAAAAGTGGACATGGACATCCACTTATTGTTGTACAACACTCTTCCTTgaatgtccacgtgtaatgtcactcattaaaaattatacaagaaataatatatataattatccttaacacccatagat
This Solanum dulcamara chromosome 1, daSolDulc1.2, whole genome shotgun sequence DNA region includes the following protein-coding sequences:
- the LOC129883372 gene encoding 50S ribosomal protein L18, chloroplastic; the protein is MSCASLSLSFLHNAYADSKQLTFQFRPKLVTPIRTLTVEAKAKTRREDRTARHIRIRKKVDGTPERPRLCVFRSNKHIYVQVIDDSKMHTLASASTMQKPISEEFDYSAGPTTEVAKKVGEVIAKACLEKGITKVAFDRGGYPYHGRIEALADAAREHGLQF